A single region of the Acidobacteriota bacterium genome encodes:
- a CDS encoding zinc metallopeptidase, whose protein sequence is MIFDPMYFVFLAPGLLLSLWASFRVKRAFNKYSKVRSVTGMTGAQAAQRLLAYAGISDVQVVATRGRLSDHYNPVTKKLALSEQVYGSNSVAAIGIACHEAGHAIQHAKNYAPLWLRSTLVPMAGIGSNLGYIVMFLGLFMGAPNMVLFGAVLFSAVVLFQLVTLPVEFDATARAKRLAVEQGLILQTERVGMDRVLNAAAMTYVAAAVASLLTLLYFLMRAGFLGGRD, encoded by the coding sequence ATGATCTTCGATCCCATGTACTTCGTCTTCCTGGCGCCGGGCCTGCTGCTGTCGCTGTGGGCCAGCTTCCGGGTCAAGAGAGCGTTCAACAAGTACTCCAAGGTGCGCTCGGTGACCGGGATGACCGGGGCCCAGGCGGCGCAGCGCCTGCTCGCCTACGCGGGTATCTCGGACGTGCAGGTCGTCGCGACCCGTGGCCGGCTTTCCGACCACTACAACCCGGTGACCAAGAAGCTCGCCCTGTCGGAACAGGTCTACGGCTCGAACTCCGTGGCCGCGATCGGCATCGCCTGTCACGAGGCGGGGCACGCGATTCAGCACGCGAAGAACTACGCGCCCCTGTGGCTGCGATCGACTCTCGTGCCGATGGCCGGGATCGGCAGCAACCTGGGCTACATCGTCATGTTCCTTGGCCTTTTCATGGGTGCACCGAACATGGTGCTGTTCGGCGCGGTTCTCTTCTCCGCGGTCGTTCTGTTTCAGCTCGTCACCCTGCCGGTGGAGTTCGACGCCACTGCGCGGGCGAAGCGCCTCGCTGTGGAGCAGGGTTTGATCCTGCAGACCGAACGCGTGGGAATGGACCGCGTGCTCAACGCGGCGGCCATGACCTACGTCGCTGCAGCCGTGGCTTCGCTGCTCACGCTGCTCTACTTCCTGATGCGAGCCGGTTTCCTCGGGGGCCGGGACTAA
- a CDS encoding alpha/beta fold hydrolase, which produces MTRGLILGGVALGAPAVINAVVARRAARLPRPRWGSTRHVEIDGSRLAFVHIPRSRRESAPPMVLLHTFGPGHTGLLWREAAERLARGHDCFVPDWLGWGDSERKAQRYTARIYIDVLDRFLEEVVGEPAVVVAPHRAAAYAVQVALDAPERVAALALVAPQGLGAEDRGDPVLHALLRAPLLGTSALNMVTGERALENHLRRETMFGAEGLGEEVVEAMYRASHLPGASHALIDSLCGRLGHQLEAGFGGKVQQPLWLAWGRQATHPALETADLWLQEMPKADLEVFDGCRNLPHVERPAKFAAALTAFIERQRFAA; this is translated from the coding sequence GTGACCCGCGGCCTGATTCTCGGCGGCGTGGCGTTAGGGGCGCCCGCCGTGATCAACGCGGTGGTCGCGCGCCGGGCTGCGCGGCTCCCGCGGCCCCGCTGGGGCTCCACCCGGCACGTCGAGATCGACGGCAGCCGGCTTGCCTTCGTCCACATCCCCCGGTCACGCCGGGAATCGGCGCCGCCGATGGTGCTGCTTCACACCTTCGGGCCCGGCCACACCGGACTGCTCTGGCGGGAAGCGGCGGAGCGCCTCGCTCGCGGCCACGACTGCTTCGTACCCGACTGGCTCGGCTGGGGCGACTCGGAGCGCAAGGCTCAGCGCTACACCGCCAGGATCTACATCGACGTGCTCGACCGCTTTCTCGAAGAGGTCGTCGGCGAACCCGCGGTGGTCGTCGCGCCGCACCGCGCCGCCGCCTACGCCGTTCAGGTCGCCCTGGACGCGCCCGAACGGGTCGCCGCCCTCGCGCTCGTAGCGCCCCAGGGACTGGGTGCCGAGGACCGCGGCGACCCCGTGCTCCATGCGCTCCTGCGAGCGCCCCTCCTCGGCACGTCGGCACTCAACATGGTGACCGGCGAGCGGGCGCTTGAGAATCACCTGCGCCGCGAGACGATGTTCGGGGCCGAGGGACTCGGCGAAGAGGTCGTCGAGGCGATGTACCGCGCCAGTCACCTGCCCGGCGCCAGCCACGCCCTGATCGACAGCCTCTGCGGTCGGCTCGGTCATCAACTCGAGGCCGGTTTCGGCGGCAAGGTCCAGCAGCCCTTGTGGCTCGCCTGGGGCCGTCAAGCCACGCATCCGGCGCTCGAGACGGCCGATCTCTGGCTCCAGGAGATGCCGAAGGCCGACCTGGAGGTCTTCGACGGCTGCCGCAATCTGCCCCACGTCGAACGGCCGGCCAAGTTCGCGGCGGCGCTTACGGCGTTCATCGAGCGCCAGCGTTTCGCCGCCTGA
- a CDS encoding thymidine kinase, with the protein MIREQGRGDGGCIEVITGGMFSGKSEELLRRLRRALIARQRVQVFRIATDTRGGEADVLRTRDNRSLSAVTVASSDEMREKLSLGVEVVGIDEAQFFDRGLVDLVTELADLGVRVIVAGLDLDFRRRPFGPIPELMAIAEYVDKMHAVCVRCGAAAQYSLRIAAGEQQVLVGDTEAYEARCRRCYNSSGEAEEVRAC; encoded by the coding sequence GTGATCCGGGAGCAGGGCCGGGGCGACGGCGGCTGCATCGAGGTGATCACCGGCGGCATGTTCTCGGGCAAGAGCGAGGAGTTGCTGCGCCGGCTGCGCCGGGCCCTGATCGCCCGCCAGCGCGTCCAGGTGTTCCGCATCGCGACCGACACCCGGGGCGGCGAGGCGGACGTGCTGCGCACCCGGGACAACCGCAGCCTGTCCGCGGTGACCGTGGCGTCGAGCGACGAGATGCGCGAGAAGCTGAGTCTCGGCGTCGAGGTCGTCGGGATCGACGAGGCCCAGTTCTTCGACCGGGGTCTGGTCGACCTGGTGACGGAGCTCGCCGACCTCGGCGTACGGGTGATCGTGGCCGGCCTCGACCTGGACTTCCGGCGCCGGCCGTTCGGGCCGATCCCGGAGCTGATGGCGATCGCGGAGTACGTCGACAAGATGCATGCCGTCTGCGTGCGCTGCGGCGCCGCCGCCCAGTACTCGCTCCGAATCGCCGCGGGTGAGCAGCAGGTACTGGTCGGGGACACGGAGGCCTACGAGGCCCGCTGCCGCCGCTGCTACAACTCGTCGGGTGAAGCCGAGGAAGTTCGCGCCTGCTAG
- a CDS encoding iron-sulfur cluster assembly accessory protein produces MPEIDFPTPPAPTPAPTQVPDTLHLTAKAVRMIKLTREDEGLSSDHGLRVAVRGGGCSGFEYALDFETNQRETDEVFEYDGLQVYVDPISARYLKGTTIDYQLGVAGTGFKFSNPKAVGTCGCGSSFAV; encoded by the coding sequence ATGCCTGAGATCGACTTCCCTACCCCGCCGGCACCGACGCCCGCACCCACGCAGGTACCGGACACGCTGCATCTGACCGCCAAGGCAGTGCGCATGATCAAGCTCACCCGCGAGGACGAGGGCCTGTCATCCGACCACGGCCTGCGCGTCGCGGTCCGGGGCGGCGGCTGCAGTGGGTTCGAGTACGCGCTCGACTTCGAGACGAATCAGCGCGAGACGGACGAGGTCTTCGAGTACGACGGCCTGCAGGTCTACGTCGATCCGATCAGCGCCCGCTATCTCAAGGGCACGACGATCGACTACCAGCTCGGCGTCGCCGGCACCGGGTTCAAGTTCTCGAACCCCAAGGCCGTCGGCACCTGCGGCTGCGGTTCGTCATTCGCCGTCTAG
- a CDS encoding 23S rRNA (pseudouridine(1915)-N(3))-methyltransferase RlmH, producing the protein MTADNNSARGVHNPPVAFEIVVVWVGRRREPWEALCADYRRRIGKFVPVREKVVRPARGDDRTRLRLEGKAIRAALPPEAWTVCLDRKGRNLSSEALATEIGRLRTEWRRPVAWIVGSDLGLDHDLLKSSRFRLSLGPLTLPHELARLTVFEQIYRSCTILEGINYHRRPFH; encoded by the coding sequence ATGACCGCGGACAATAACAGCGCCCGTGGTGTGCATAATCCGCCCGTGGCGTTCGAGATCGTCGTCGTCTGGGTCGGTCGCCGGCGTGAGCCCTGGGAGGCTCTTTGCGCCGACTACCGCCGCCGGATCGGGAAGTTCGTTCCGGTGAGGGAGAAGGTGGTGCGTCCGGCGCGCGGGGACGATCGGACCCGTCTCCGGCTCGAGGGTAAGGCGATCCGGGCCGCGCTGCCCCCCGAGGCGTGGACCGTGTGTCTCGACCGGAAGGGACGGAACCTGAGCTCCGAAGCCCTCGCGACGGAGATCGGGAGGCTGCGTACCGAGTGGCGGCGGCCGGTCGCGTGGATCGTGGGATCCGATCTGGGTCTCGACCACGACCTTCTGAAGTCGTCTCGTTTCCGCCTCTCTCTCGGGCCCCTGACGCTCCCTCACGAACTCGCACGATTGACCGTTTTCGAGCAGATCTACCGCTCTTGCACCATCCTCGAGGGAATCAACTATCATCGGCGCCCGTTTCACTGA
- a CDS encoding TraR/DksA family transcriptional regulator, giving the protein MRGKEVASADESAKSGGADDSKDQAAVKARPLEAEEVAARKAAAEAARKVAAAERTAKAAAEKKAAAQQAAREAKSLSAAAARAEKVTETRKASAASAAKAATERRVAARKAERAATSGRTAAEKAAQIVEVRKAAAQQAVQERKAAAAAARKAEREAEVRKAADEAAARKAVELSRSAREATKALRSAEAAAKRADRDAAAKAAAAEKAAGEAAKRGAALEEARKTEAAERVAADMAVVAAREEKEASKKAVREAVASRTLATRAERKAVSAAEAAARGRQEAAARKKEAAQSTRLAATTGTAAQKAAKVAADRKTAAQTAVKDSAAKGVAARKAARTSTSRTAAHEKAAKAAAEAKAAAREAERASAAAEKRLVKARAEAEAKKAQEEAEKTAAQETAEKEAAPDFAAKQRLARKKAARTKAPPRKAPTLLLRPERAGDGHTSSRRKTADIDIDRVRERLEEKRRELFGRYNRDLHAGLKATTGEGSEDLVDRANHAYSRELNFSLSDSDGILLERIEEATIRLDDGSFGVCVHCNADVGRARLEAVPWASYCINCQELEEKGRLPREE; this is encoded by the coding sequence GTGAGGGGAAAAGAAGTGGCAAGCGCGGACGAGAGCGCCAAGAGCGGCGGAGCAGACGACAGCAAGGACCAGGCCGCCGTCAAGGCTCGCCCGCTTGAAGCCGAGGAGGTCGCGGCCAGGAAGGCTGCCGCCGAGGCGGCACGCAAGGTAGCCGCAGCCGAGCGCACCGCGAAGGCCGCAGCCGAGAAGAAGGCAGCGGCTCAGCAGGCGGCACGTGAGGCGAAGTCGTTGTCGGCCGCTGCCGCCAGAGCGGAGAAGGTGACGGAGACCAGGAAGGCGTCTGCCGCGTCTGCGGCCAAGGCGGCGACCGAACGTCGGGTCGCGGCGAGGAAGGCGGAGAGGGCGGCGACTTCCGGCAGGACGGCCGCCGAGAAGGCCGCCCAGATCGTCGAGGTTCGAAAGGCGGCCGCGCAGCAGGCGGTGCAGGAAAGGAAGGCCGCGGCCGCGGCGGCTCGGAAGGCCGAGCGCGAGGCCGAGGTGCGTAAGGCGGCGGACGAAGCGGCCGCCCGCAAGGCCGTCGAGTTGTCCCGGTCCGCCAGGGAAGCGACGAAGGCCCTGCGCTCGGCGGAGGCGGCGGCGAAGCGGGCGGATCGTGACGCGGCGGCCAAGGCCGCGGCCGCGGAGAAGGCGGCTGGGGAGGCCGCGAAGCGCGGCGCGGCGCTCGAGGAAGCCCGGAAGACCGAGGCCGCCGAGCGCGTGGCTGCCGATATGGCCGTAGTCGCTGCGCGAGAGGAGAAGGAAGCCTCGAAGAAGGCCGTTCGCGAAGCGGTAGCGAGTCGAACCCTGGCGACGCGGGCGGAACGCAAGGCCGTGAGCGCGGCAGAGGCCGCGGCCAGGGGACGGCAGGAAGCGGCTGCAAGGAAGAAGGAAGCCGCACAGTCGACGAGGCTTGCCGCGACGACGGGGACCGCCGCCCAGAAGGCAGCGAAGGTTGCGGCCGATCGCAAGACGGCAGCCCAGACTGCGGTCAAGGACTCCGCGGCCAAGGGCGTGGCGGCGCGGAAGGCGGCGCGTACGTCGACCTCGCGGACGGCCGCGCATGAGAAGGCCGCCAAGGCGGCGGCTGAGGCGAAGGCCGCTGCCCGGGAGGCCGAGCGGGCTTCCGCCGCTGCCGAGAAGCGCTTAGTAAAGGCCCGGGCGGAGGCGGAGGCGAAGAAAGCTCAAGAGGAGGCCGAGAAGACGGCCGCTCAGGAGACTGCCGAAAAGGAAGCCGCACCCGATTTTGCGGCGAAGCAGCGCCTGGCCAGAAAGAAGGCGGCCCGGACGAAAGCGCCTCCGAGGAAGGCGCCGACACTGCTTCTCAGACCAGAGCGGGCCGGCGACGGTCACACAAGCTCTCGGCGAAAGACCGCCGACATCGATATCGACCGGGTGCGGGAGCGCCTGGAGGAGAAGCGGCGGGAGCTCTTCGGCCGGTACAACCGCGATCTGCATGCGGGCCTGAAGGCGACGACCGGTGAAGGCTCGGAGGACCTCGTCGACCGCGCGAATCACGCCTACAGCCGGGAGTTGAACTTCTCGCTCTCCGACAGCGACGGCATTCTGCTCGAGAGGATCGAGGAAGCGACGATCCGTCTCGACGATGGCAGCTTCGGGGTCTGCGTCCACTGCAACGCCGACGTCGGCCGCGCGCGGCTCGAAGCGGTTCCGTGGGCTTCCTACTGCATCAACTGCCAGGAACTCGAAGAGAAGGGTCGGCTTCCCAGAGAAGAGTGA
- the ileS gene encoding isoleucine--tRNA ligase, with amino-acid sequence MSRDAAFPSVPGGYPFPRLEQETLEFWRREKVFEASLAAGDDDGREFSFYEGPPTANNVPHVGHVVTRVVKDLYPRFRTMTGRRVPRKGGWDTHGLPVEIEVEKQLGFSGKQQIEDYGIQKFNSACLESVSTYERQWRRMTERVGYWLDMDGAYLTYTNTYIESVWWALAELWRQDLLYEGRKIQPYCARCGTTLSSHEVAQNYRDTEDPSIWVRFPLRPGQTVATIGDGEDGGPAFSTDRPIDIVAWTTTPWTLLSHAGIALHPELTYRAVADPTDPERLLLIAEDLERPVPVLVPGEGKPNRLDLREAATVSRFSGRALEGLLYDRPFAVEPSRSYRPAEVSDATGFRIVLGDYVTLAEGTGAVHTAPLFGEDDQRTGREYGLPELQAVDAEGKVALDAEGSSSDSSIRSLIDEINGAWFKDADPRIVRSLRQRGRLLHGERHSHSYPFCWRCDQPLLYYATTSWFVRTTAARDRLIEKNRQVRWHPEHVGEGRFGDWLENVVDWALSRSRYWGTPLPVWKCGDCAETEVVGSFEELFRRTGRALPDDPYDRALFDPHRPFIDDDFHWSCSAGGCSGSMRRVPFVIDAWFDSGSMPFAQYHYPFENRETFRARFPADFISEAVDQTRGWFYTLHVLGCLLFDSPAYRNCIVLGHVNDENGRKMSKRLGNVVEPMEVLAETGADALRWYFCVNNPEQPSRFSARLVREAAQTFMLPLWNALSFFVIYANLDGWRPGRAEIPFAGRGPLDRWILLRLYRLIGTTTRHLRGYRTAPAARGIETFLDELTNWYIRRSRDRFWAPNDESGAGQGTGKESAYQTLFEVLTTLRLLIAPFVPFVAEELHRRLMSTQGLGAVSCHLESWPEPPADRADERLEAAMATVLQVARNGRSARNANGIRIRQPLRSVTLVSADPKLEALVEPYADLVADELNVHQVGWAADSSEYVSFDVVPHYPKCGPRFGRAMPAVRAALAARNGADLKRELDESGRIAIELDGDMEYLEPDEVEVRLEERPGIAVHGDSELLVALDVDLDDALIAEGFAREVVHRVQNRRRAADLDYADRIAVRYRANEQIERAIDAHRDWIRGETLAVTFQAASDDGREGLEEAPIEGQAFALAIEVQPH; translated from the coding sequence GTGTCCAGGGACGCCGCTTTCCCGTCCGTTCCGGGCGGCTACCCGTTTCCACGACTCGAGCAGGAGACGCTGGAGTTCTGGCGGCGCGAGAAGGTGTTCGAGGCCTCCCTGGCGGCCGGCGACGACGACGGGCGCGAGTTCTCGTTCTACGAAGGCCCGCCGACCGCCAACAACGTGCCCCACGTCGGCCATGTGGTCACCCGCGTCGTCAAGGACCTCTACCCGCGGTTTCGGACGATGACCGGGCGGCGCGTGCCGCGCAAGGGCGGTTGGGACACGCACGGCCTGCCGGTGGAGATCGAGGTCGAGAAACAGCTCGGGTTCTCCGGCAAGCAGCAAATCGAGGACTACGGCATCCAGAAGTTCAATAGCGCCTGCCTCGAGAGCGTCAGCACCTACGAGCGCCAGTGGCGGAGGATGACCGAGCGCGTCGGCTACTGGCTCGACATGGACGGCGCCTACCTCACCTACACGAATACCTACATCGAGTCGGTGTGGTGGGCGCTCGCTGAACTCTGGCGTCAGGACCTCCTGTACGAGGGCCGCAAGATCCAGCCCTACTGCGCCCGCTGCGGCACCACCCTGTCGAGCCACGAGGTGGCCCAGAACTACCGCGACACGGAGGACCCCTCGATCTGGGTCCGCTTCCCGCTGCGGCCGGGGCAGACGGTCGCCACGATCGGCGACGGGGAAGACGGCGGCCCCGCCTTCAGCACCGACCGGCCGATCGACATCGTCGCCTGGACGACGACGCCCTGGACGCTGCTCTCCCACGCCGGCATCGCGCTGCATCCCGAGCTGACCTACCGAGCGGTCGCCGATCCGACCGACCCGGAGCGGCTCCTGCTGATCGCCGAAGATCTCGAGCGCCCGGTTCCCGTGCTCGTGCCCGGCGAGGGCAAGCCGAACCGCCTCGACCTGCGCGAAGCCGCGACCGTGAGCCGCTTCTCCGGGAGGGCCCTGGAGGGCCTGCTCTACGACCGGCCGTTCGCCGTCGAACCGAGCCGCTCGTACCGGCCCGCCGAGGTGTCGGACGCAACCGGATTCCGCATCGTGCTCGGCGACTACGTCACCCTGGCCGAGGGCACCGGGGCGGTCCACACCGCGCCGCTGTTCGGCGAGGACGACCAGCGCACCGGCCGTGAGTACGGCCTGCCGGAGCTGCAGGCCGTCGACGCGGAGGGCAAGGTCGCGCTCGACGCGGAAGGAAGTTCTAGCGATTCCTCCATCCGGAGCCTGATCGACGAGATCAACGGCGCCTGGTTCAAGGACGCCGACCCGCGCATCGTGCGCTCGCTGCGCCAGCGCGGCCGCCTGCTCCACGGCGAACGGCACAGCCACAGCTACCCCTTCTGCTGGCGCTGCGACCAGCCACTCCTCTACTACGCGACGACGAGCTGGTTCGTTCGCACCACGGCGGCCCGCGACCGGTTGATCGAGAAGAACCGCCAGGTCCGCTGGCACCCGGAGCACGTGGGCGAGGGACGCTTCGGCGATTGGCTCGAGAACGTGGTCGACTGGGCGCTGTCCCGGAGCCGCTACTGGGGGACGCCACTGCCGGTCTGGAAGTGCGGCGACTGCGCCGAGACGGAGGTAGTCGGTTCCTTCGAGGAACTCTTCCGGCGAACCGGGCGGGCCTTGCCGGACGACCCGTACGATCGCGCGCTGTTCGACCCCCACCGGCCCTTCATCGACGACGATTTCCACTGGTCCTGCTCCGCCGGCGGCTGTTCCGGCTCCATGCGCCGCGTCCCGTTCGTCATCGACGCCTGGTTCGATTCCGGCTCCATGCCGTTCGCGCAGTACCACTACCCGTTCGAGAACCGGGAGACCTTCCGCGCCCGCTTCCCCGCCGACTTCATCTCCGAAGCCGTGGACCAGACCCGGGGCTGGTTCTACACCCTGCACGTCCTCGGCTGCCTGCTGTTCGACAGTCCCGCCTACCGCAACTGCATCGTCCTCGGTCACGTCAACGATGAGAACGGCCGCAAGATGTCCAAGCGCCTCGGCAACGTCGTCGAGCCGATGGAGGTGCTCGCCGAGACCGGCGCCGACGCTCTGCGGTGGTACTTCTGCGTCAACAACCCCGAGCAGCCGTCCCGTTTCTCGGCCCGCCTGGTCCGGGAGGCGGCCCAGACCTTCATGCTGCCCCTGTGGAACGCGCTGTCCTTCTTTGTCATCTACGCCAACCTCGATGGCTGGAGGCCGGGCCGGGCCGAGATCCCCTTCGCCGGCCGCGGCCCGCTCGACCGCTGGATCCTGCTCCGGCTCTACCGGCTCATCGGCACGACGACTCGGCATCTGCGCGGCTACCGCACCGCCCCGGCGGCGCGCGGCATCGAGACCTTCCTCGACGAGCTGACGAACTGGTACATCCGCCGCAGCCGCGACCGGTTCTGGGCGCCGAACGACGAATCGGGCGCCGGCCAGGGCACCGGGAAGGAGAGCGCCTATCAGACGCTCTTCGAAGTCCTGACCACGCTGCGCCTGCTGATCGCCCCCTTCGTACCGTTCGTCGCCGAGGAACTCCACCGGCGGCTGATGTCGACCCAGGGCCTCGGCGCGGTCAGTTGCCACCTCGAGTCGTGGCCTGAGCCTCCCGCCGATCGCGCCGACGAGCGGCTCGAGGCAGCGATGGCGACTGTCCTCCAGGTGGCCCGCAACGGCCGTTCAGCGCGCAACGCGAACGGGATCAGGATCCGCCAGCCGCTCCGCTCCGTCACCCTGGTGAGCGCCGATCCGAAGCTCGAAGCCCTGGTCGAGCCCTACGCCGATCTGGTCGCGGACGAACTGAACGTACACCAGGTCGGCTGGGCCGCCGACAGTTCCGAGTACGTCTCGTTCGACGTCGTGCCGCACTACCCGAAGTGCGGTCCCCGGTTCGGTCGGGCCATGCCGGCGGTGCGGGCCGCTCTCGCCGCCCGGAACGGCGCCGACCTGAAGCGGGAGCTCGACGAGTCCGGCCGCATCGCCATCGAGCTCGACGGCGACATGGAGTACCTGGAGCCGGACGAGGTCGAGGTGCGGCTCGAAGAGCGGCCCGGGATTGCCGTTCACGGCGACAGCGAGCTGCTGGTCGCCCTCGATGTCGACCTCGACGACGCCCTGATCGCCGAGGGGTTTGCCCGTGAGGTCGTCCACCGGGTCCAGAACCGGCGACGCGCCGCGGACCTCGACTACGCCGACCGCATCGCCGTCCGCTACCGGGCGAACGAGCAGATCGAACGGGCCATCGACGCGCACCGGGACTGGATCCGCGGTGAAACCCTGGCCGTCACGTTCCAGGCCGCGAGCGACGACGGCCGGGAAGGCCTGGAGGAGGCTCCCATCGAGGGGCAGGCGTTCGCTCTCGCGATCGAAGTACAGCCCCACTGA
- a CDS encoding alpha/beta hydrolase, which yields MPRITPLELLGPAGALQAELIEPDATPSFVVTVAHPHPLYGGDMDNHVVTAAANAVVELGGAALRFNFRGTGGSEGRHDEGRGETEDLGAGEQELRRRFPQLPRVGVGYSFGAVVTMARLPQAEAAQDPPSGVLLIAPPLTHYDFEAAATASVPVAVVYGQLDAFTTDAMIRRLPKRWPTLGACLEVSGVGHDLSSPELGPTIQRALQRLIPT from the coding sequence ATGCCTCGAATCACCCCTCTTGAACTGCTGGGCCCGGCCGGCGCGCTCCAGGCCGAACTGATCGAACCGGACGCCACACCGTCCTTCGTCGTCACGGTCGCGCACCCCCATCCGCTTTACGGCGGCGACATGGACAACCACGTCGTGACCGCCGCCGCGAACGCTGTAGTCGAACTCGGCGGCGCGGCGCTCCGCTTCAACTTCCGCGGTACGGGCGGCAGCGAAGGGCGCCACGACGAGGGACGTGGCGAGACCGAAGACCTCGGAGCAGGCGAACAGGAGCTCCGGCGCCGGTTCCCGCAGTTGCCGCGCGTCGGCGTCGGCTACTCGTTCGGTGCCGTCGTCACCATGGCGCGGCTGCCCCAGGCTGAGGCAGCGCAGGATCCGCCAAGCGGCGTGCTACTCATCGCACCGCCGCTGACCCACTACGACTTCGAGGCAGCCGCTACCGCCTCAGTTCCCGTAGCCGTCGTCTACGGCCAGCTCGACGCGTTCACAACGGACGCGATGATCCGCCGGCTGCCCAAGCGTTGGCCCACGCTGGGCGCTTGCCTGGAAGTTTCAGGTGTCGGCCACGACCTGTCGTCGCCAGAACTCGGCCCAACGATCCAGCGAGCCCTTCAGCGCCTGATCCCAACATAG
- a CDS encoding phosphomannomutase/phosphoglucomutase → MAGIFKAYDVRGLYPGQLNEELTRRIGMAFGHLVELEGDQGAARPRTVVVSRDMRSHSVPLSAALCDGLTAAGLDVVDIGLATTPMNYFATGRLGTAGGIQVTASHNGAEYNGLKFSLAGAVPVSGDHGIPIIEEHALGEEPAPAAAPGRVESRSIEAEYGEYVLSFLDRSFESGGGPKLRLAADAANGMGTIYRPLLEACGVELLPLYFELDGTFPNHEANPLLPENLRDLSDLVTSSRADLGVSFDGDGDRAAFVDELGEPIGSDLITALIAGQMLEREPGGTVIHDIRSSRAVPEYIREHGGTPLPERVGHSFVKATMRRTGAIFGGELAGHYYFRQNYCADSSILAVVAVLNLLRRSDQTLSEITAPLRRYAKSAEINFEVEDKDAAMAALVERYAERQGGTLDRLDGIRIDFDDWWFNVRPSNTEPLLRLVLEATTPEQLAMRQAELTEQLGDPI, encoded by the coding sequence GTGGCAGGAATCTTCAAGGCCTACGACGTGCGCGGCCTCTATCCGGGACAGTTGAATGAGGAGCTCACGCGCCGGATCGGGATGGCGTTCGGTCACCTGGTCGAACTCGAAGGCGACCAGGGTGCGGCCCGCCCCCGCACGGTCGTCGTCAGCCGCGACATGCGCTCGCACAGCGTGCCGCTTTCCGCCGCGCTCTGCGACGGCCTGACCGCGGCCGGCCTCGATGTCGTCGATATCGGCCTTGCCACTACGCCGATGAACTACTTCGCCACCGGCAGGTTGGGCACGGCGGGCGGCATCCAGGTCACGGCCAGCCACAACGGCGCCGAGTACAACGGCCTGAAGTTCAGCCTCGCGGGCGCCGTGCCGGTGTCGGGAGACCACGGCATCCCGATCATCGAAGAGCACGCCCTCGGCGAGGAACCGGCGCCGGCCGCGGCACCCGGAAGGGTCGAGTCGAGGAGCATCGAGGCGGAGTACGGCGAGTACGTGCTCTCCTTTCTCGACCGCTCGTTCGAGTCGGGAGGCGGCCCGAAGCTGCGGCTGGCTGCCGACGCCGCCAACGGAATGGGCACGATCTACCGGCCCCTGCTCGAGGCCTGCGGCGTTGAGCTGCTGCCGCTCTACTTCGAGCTGGACGGCACCTTCCCGAACCACGAGGCGAACCCGCTGCTGCCCGAGAATCTCCGCGACCTGAGCGATCTGGTCACAAGCAGCCGCGCCGACCTCGGCGTCAGCTTCGACGGCGACGGCGACCGCGCCGCCTTCGTGGACGAACTCGGCGAGCCGATCGGATCCGACCTGATCACCGCCCTGATCGCCGGCCAGATGCTGGAGCGGGAGCCCGGCGGCACCGTGATCCACGACATCAGATCCTCCCGGGCGGTGCCCGAGTACATCCGCGAGCACGGCGGCACGCCCCTGCCGGAACGGGTCGGCCACTCCTTCGTCAAGGCCACGATGCGCCGCACCGGCGCCATCTTCGGCGGCGAGCTCGCCGGCCACTACTACTTCCGCCAGAACTACTGCGCCGACAGTTCGATCCTCGCCGTCGTCGCCGTCCTCAACCTGCTCCGCCGCTCCGACCAGACGCTCTCCGAGATCACGGCGCCGCTTCGCCGTTACGCGAAGAGCGCCGAGATCAACTTCGAGGTCGAGGACAAGGACGCCGCCATGGCGGCACTCGTCGAGCGCTACGCCGAACGTCAGGGCGGCACCCTCGACCGCCTCGACGGGATCCGCATCGACTTCGACGACTGGTGGTTCAACGTCCGCCCGTCGAACACCGAACCGCTGCTACGCCTCGTCCTCGAAGCGACGACGCCGGAACAACTCGCCATGCGGCAGGCCGAACTGACGGAGCAGCTAGGCGACCCGATCTAG